The Tubulanus polymorphus chromosome 1, tnTubPoly1.2, whole genome shotgun sequence genome contains a region encoding:
- the LOC141912860 gene encoding uncharacterized protein C6orf118-like codes for MAGKLARESSLRELLDSLHRAHKNDINDFSSGHLNESNLWKPSEKATHQSWNSATKKIPTLVKRSHIPKRPEDLTKQNKMKETMLSFSLGTKDILPLPRQKVSPRKRLHDRKASYIADEVYVEEVRLPEIMLPLTVIDNKQKTSEISDKFAGDDEDSKLAPSQAEILERNLSHKLRHHFIPSHLACVTKKDQYKTFKTFETNVLKKQDAQEQNVLSGYKAVEHHEKHLKYDLDNLSQHGYGPNFHRLQIYSNVFDDLIQDCSSFGYIFRTIKKEYDAYIAHLLDAQPSQHQLLENQIEQLMQRGTSNPIAMNQQRKRLKGLEQEAKQLLDLNDRLRKQIQDEREELANAPEIATPRVQQRKTAPQLNLGEQVEHTKATILEKLDEMRTIQERLRDKYVPATVIQHLEQCVKDTEADNHKLTKKVEFYRENIEQMEKDLIAEIEAADTNSRDKKRLWKAVNGGGSKKLENAAANSPRGSPRADTGGRYEDQQLKMNEEGRENDDIQDDENDTDDEESKWNWYIS; via the exons ATGGCTGGAAAGTTAGCCAGAGAAAGCAGTCTACGCGAACTTCTCGATTCCTTGCACCGAGCCCATAAAAATGACATAAACGATTTCAGCAGCGGCCACTTGAACGAATCCAATCTATGGAAGCCGTCGGAAAAAGCTACTCACCAGTCTTGGAACAGCGCGACGAAGAAAATACCGACGTTAGTGAAAAGAAGCCACATTCCGAAACGTCCCGAGGATTTAACGAAACAGAACAAAATGAAAGAGACGATGTTGAGTTTCAGCCTCGGTACGAAAGACATTTTACCGTTGCCGAGGCAGAAAGTATCGCCGCGTAAACGATTGCACGATCGAAAAGCGAGTTATATCGCCGACGAAGTATACGTCGAGGAAGTCCGTCTGCCCGAAATTATGCTGCCTTTAACCGTTATAGataacaaacagaaaacatcGGAAATCTCCGACAAATTCGCGGGCGACGACGAGGACTCTAAACTGGCGCCGTCGCAGGCGGAAATATTAGAGAGGAATCTATCGCACAAACTCAGGCACCATTTCATTCCTAGTCATCTGGCGTGCGTAACGAAAAAGGACCAGTACAAAACGTTCAAGACTTTCGAAACGAACGTTCTGAAAAAACAAGACGCGCAAGAACAGAACGTACTCTCAGGATACAAAGCCGTCGAACATCACGAAAAGCACTTGAAATAT GACTTAGATAATCTTAGTCAACACGGATATGGTCCAAATTTCCATAGGCTACAGATATACAGCAATGTGTTCGACGACCTGATTCAGGACTGTTCATCATTTGGATATATATTTCGAACCATCAAG AAAGAATATGACGCATACATAGCCCATTTGCTAGACGCTCAGCCCTCTCAACACCAGTTGTTAGAAAACCAAATCGAACAGCTCATGCAACGGGGAACGTCGAACCCGATAGCGATGAACCAACAGCGCAAACGGCTGAAAGGTCTCGAACAAGAAGCAAAGCAACTCTTAGATCTTAATGATCG GCTTCGAAAGCAGATTCAAGATGAAAGAGAGGAATTGGCTAATGCTCCAGAAATAG CTACGCCACGGGTGCAGCAACGTAAAACTGCACCGCAGTTAAATCTAGGTGAACAAGTGGAACATACGAAAGCTACGATACTAGAAAAGCTGGACGAAATGAGGACGATTCAGGAAAGACTGCGCGACAAATATGTTCCAGCGACTGTAATACAGCATTTAGAACAATGTGTCAAAGACACAGAG GCGGACAATCACAAACTGACGAAAAAAGTTGAGTTCTATAGGGAAAACATTGAACAAATGGAGAAAGATTTGATCGCTGAAATTGAAGCCGCTGACACGAATTCGAGGGATAAGAA GCGACTGTGGAAAGCAGTAAATGGTGGTGGTTCGAAAAAATTAGAGAACGCAGCGGCTAATTCTCCCCGAGGCTCGCCGCGTGCCGATACCGGCGGTCGTTACGAGGATCagcaactgaaaatgaacgaaGAAGGAAGGGAAAATGATGACATCcaagatgatgaaaatgacaCTGATGACGAAGAATCAAAATGGAATTGGTATATTTCATGA